A stretch of Mastomys coucha isolate ucsf_1 unplaced genomic scaffold, UCSF_Mcou_1 pScaffold1, whole genome shotgun sequence DNA encodes these proteins:
- the Slamf9 gene encoding SLAM family member 9, with amino-acid sequence MGALLWSLLLLLQEAKGFSGDDEDPEEVVGVLQESINLSLEIPSTEEIKDITWFSEKNLAMKKSVIPVKEGQPVVIMVMDPRYQDRVSILESSYSLQISNLTWEDSGLYEAQVNLKTSQLRITKSYYLRVYGRLSKPHITVNSNISEEGVCNISLMCSLERAGMDVTYIWLSSQDSTNASREGSVLTTSWRPGDKALSYTCRVSNPVSHISSRHISVGSFCADPGYPEKPPMFCFLVKSLFLLFLLVILAVGFWVFQARKNYEMPRVRKLKRNRIKLRKKGQSGPTPV; translated from the exons ATGGGGGCCCTTCTGTGGTCactcctgctgctgcttcaggAAG CCAAAGGGTTTTCTGGAGATGATGAGGACCCTGAGGAAGTGGTTGGTGTCCTTCAAGAGTCTATCAACCTCTCTCTGGAAATACCATCCACTGAAGAAATTAAGGACATTACCTGGTTCTCTGAAAAAAACCTTGCCATGAAAAAGTCTGTGATACCAGTCAAGGAGGGACAGCCAGTTGTCATCATGGTAATGGATCCTCGCTACCAGGACAGAGTGAGCATCCTTGAGTCCAGCTACTCCCTGCAGATTAGCAATCTGACCTGGGAAGACTCAGGGCTTTATGAAGCCCAAGTCAACTTGAAGACGTCCCAGCTCCGTATCACAAAGTCTTACTATCTCCGTGTCTACG ggCGGCTGTCAAAGCCCCACATCACTGTGAACTCTAACATCTCAGAGGAAGGTGTCTGTAATATATCTCTGATGTGCTCCCTAGAGAGGGCAGGCATGGACGTGACCTACATCTGGCTTTCATCACAGGACAGCACTAATGCATCCCGTGAAGGCTCTGTCCTCACTACATCCTGGAGGCCTGGTGACAAAGCTCTTTCCTATACTTGCAGGGTCAGCAACCCCGTCAGCCACATCAGTTCCCGTCACATCTCTGTTGGGTCCTTCTGTGCAG ATCCTGGCTACCCAGAGAAGCCTCCAATGTTCTGTTTCCTGGTCAAGAGcttgttccttctcttcctcttggtaATTCTAGCTGTGGGATTCTGGGTCTTCCAAGCCCGGAAAAACTATGAGATGCCAAGGGTGAGGAAGCTCAAGAGGAACCGAATCAAATTAAGGAAGAAGGGGCAGTCTGGCCCTACTCCAGTCTGA